From Candidatus Ozemobacteraceae bacterium, one genomic window encodes:
- a CDS encoding inositol monophosphatase family protein has product MARIEMVLVAPVAHTSFRSSGIDMNIQYDNRYRALMAGRVALRAGALLRTNFLGTSTIEFKGATDLVTESDYASERLIREELSRMFPDEPFMGEEGGGAPHDAERVWIADPLDGTTNFAHRLPHFAVSIGYCEHGEPVAGAVYQPVTDDLFYGWKGGGAWRNGKRIHVSTQTELGRALAVTGFPYDPSGALDAIVARVKSVMPRTQGLRRLGSASMDLCYTAAGLFDFFWETTLKPWDVAAGFLLVREAGGTITNFSGGPAPLNGGEMLASNGNLHDQALRIITYESICVRSG; this is encoded by the coding sequence ATGGCGCGTATTGAAATGGTGCTCGTTGCGCCGGTCGCGCACACATCCTTCCGCAGCTCAGGAATAGATATGAATATACAATACGACAACCGGTATCGCGCCCTTATGGCAGGGCGCGTCGCGCTTCGTGCGGGGGCTCTCCTGCGAACGAATTTTCTCGGCACGAGCACCATCGAATTCAAGGGCGCGACGGACCTCGTCACCGAGTCCGACTATGCTTCCGAACGCCTCATTCGCGAAGAACTGTCGCGGATGTTTCCAGACGAACCGTTCATGGGCGAGGAAGGCGGTGGCGCGCCGCACGATGCCGAACGGGTCTGGATCGCTGACCCGCTCGACGGAACGACGAATTTCGCGCACCGACTTCCCCACTTCGCCGTATCGATCGGATACTGCGAGCACGGAGAACCGGTCGCCGGGGCCGTCTATCAGCCCGTCACCGACGACCTCTTCTACGGCTGGAAAGGCGGCGGCGCCTGGCGGAACGGCAAGCGGATCCATGTCTCGACCCAGACCGAACTCGGCAGGGCACTTGCCGTGACGGGCTTCCCCTACGACCCCTCGGGCGCTCTCGACGCGATCGTCGCCCGCGTCAAATCCGTCATGCCGCGCACCCAGGGCCTGCGCCGCCTCGGTTCGGCATCGATGGATCTGTGCTACACCGCGGCCGGCCTGTTTGATTTCTTCTGGGAAACCACCCTCAAGCCGTGGGACGTCGCCGCCGGGTTTCTCCTCGTCCGCGAAGCCGGCGGAACGATCACGAACTTTTCCGGCGGTCCCGCCCCCCTCAACGGCGGAGAAATGCTCGCCTCAAACGGAAACCTGCATGACCAGGCCCTCAGAATCATTACATACGAATCAATTTGCGTTCGCTCCGGATGA
- a CDS encoding glycosyltransferase, which produces MSETTTGKTIAILSVSAGAGHMRAAEAVKTAAETFFPGVKAVHVDLMTLVNDIFRKMYAESYLTIVEKHPSLWGYIYRKADQQDHDSAMNKVRRALQRLNTQNFMTKLREIHPDIVVCTHFLPAELLSREIKNGGWDRPTYVQVTDFDIHTMWLHEHMTGYFAATDEVAFKLADRGIPAATTRATGIPIMPIFSETRDRAVCAAEIGADPKKLTFLMMSGGFGVGGIDSLAERLLKIPGEFQVIALAGKNEQLLGSLNKLAAEHPGRLFPMGFTRTIERVMACADVAITKPGGLTTSECLAVGLPMIVVAPIPGQEERNADFLLENGAAMKACDPAALEYRVRSILKDPGRISSMRDNAKKLAKPHAARNLLSAILG; this is translated from the coding sequence ATGAGCGAGACGACGACGGGGAAAACGATCGCGATTCTGAGTGTTTCTGCCGGCGCGGGCCACATGCGCGCGGCGGAGGCCGTCAAGACGGCCGCCGAAACGTTTTTTCCGGGCGTGAAGGCGGTTCATGTCGATCTGATGACGCTCGTCAACGACATCTTCCGGAAGATGTACGCCGAGTCGTATCTGACGATCGTCGAAAAGCATCCCTCGCTCTGGGGGTATATCTATCGCAAGGCCGACCAGCAGGACCACGACTCGGCGATGAACAAGGTCCGGCGGGCGCTTCAGCGGCTCAACACCCAGAATTTCATGACGAAGCTGCGCGAGATACATCCCGACATCGTCGTCTGCACGCATTTTCTGCCGGCCGAACTGCTGTCACGAGAGATCAAGAACGGCGGGTGGGACAGGCCGACGTACGTCCAGGTCACGGATTTCGACATTCACACCATGTGGCTGCACGAACACATGACGGGGTATTTCGCCGCCACGGACGAAGTGGCGTTCAAGCTCGCCGACCGGGGTATTCCGGCGGCCACGACGCGGGCAACCGGGATTCCGATCATGCCGATCTTCTCCGAAACGCGCGACCGGGCTGTCTGCGCCGCCGAGATCGGCGCCGATCCGAAGAAACTGACGTTTCTCATGATGTCGGGCGGATTCGGAGTGGGGGGAATCGACTCGCTCGCCGAGCGGCTCCTCAAGATTCCCGGCGAGTTCCAGGTCATCGCCCTTGCAGGGAAGAACGAACAACTTCTCGGCTCTCTCAACAAGCTTGCGGCGGAACACCCCGGCCGCCTGTTCCCGATGGGCTTCACCCGCACGATCGAGCGGGTCATGGCCTGCGCCGACGTTGCGATCACAAAGCCCGGCGGCCTGACGACCTCGGAGTGCCTTGCGGTCGGCCTGCCGATGATCGTCGTGGCGCCGATTCCCGGCCAGGAAGAGCGGAACGCCGACTTCCTGCTCGAAAACGGCGCCGCCATGAAGGCGTGCGACCCCGCCGCCCTCGAATACCGGGTGCGCTCGATCCTCAAAGACCCGGGCCGCATCTCGTCGATGCGCGACAACGCGAAGAAACTCGCGAAGCCGCACGCCGCCCGCAACCTTCTCTCCGCCATCCTTGGTTGA